In a single window of the Thunnus thynnus chromosome 9, fThuThy2.1, whole genome shotgun sequence genome:
- the ctbp1 gene encoding C-terminal-binding protein 1 isoform X2 — translation MQGIRPPILNGPMHPRPLVALLDGRDCTVEMPILKDVATVAFCDAQSTQEIHEKVLNEAVAALLYHTITLSRDDLEKFKGLRVIVRIGSGFDNVDVKAAAELGIAVCNVPASSVEETADTSLCLILNLYRRVTWMHQALREGTRASSVEQIREVAGGAARIRGETLGIIGLGRVGQAVALRAKAFGFGVIFYDPYLPDGVERSLGLQRMATLQDLLIHSDCVSLHCSLNEHNHHLINDFTIKQMRQGAFLVNTSRGGLVDEKALAQALKEGRIRGAALDVHETEPFSFSTGPLKDAPNLICTPHTSWYSEQASVEAREEAAREVRRAITGRIPDSLKNCVNKEYLMAASQWPSMEAATVHPELNGATYRFPPGLINVAAAGGLPGAGAGVESLVSGTLAHGIAPVSHPPRAPSPGQPNKAEADRDIPSDQ, via the exons ATGCAAG GTATCCGACCCCCCATCCTGAACGGGCCAATGCACCCGCGCCCACTGGTGGCCCTGCTGGACGGGCGCGACTGCACTGTGGAAATGCCCATCCTCAAAGATGTGGCCACGGTGGCCTTCTGCGACGCCCAGTCCACACAAGAGATTCACGAGAAG GTGCTAAATGAGGCAGTGGCCGCCCTGCTGTACCACACCATCACTCTGTCCAGAGACGATTTGGAAAAGTTTAAAGGCCTTCGAGTAATTGTCAGGATCGGCTCCGGCTTTGACAACGTCGACGTGAAAGCAGCAGCTGAGCTCG GCATTGCAGTTTGTAATGTGCCAGCCTCCTCGGTGGAAGAGACAGCCGACACTTCGCTATGTCTGATCCTCAACTTGTACAGGCGAGTCACCTGGATGCACCAGGCCCTCAGAGAGGGAACTCGAGCCTCTAGTGTGGAGCAGATCAGGGAGGTGGCAGGCGGTGCCGCGCGTATCCGGGGTGAGACGCTGGGCATCATCGGTCTAG GGCGTGTTGGCCAAGCGGTGGCTCTGCGGGCTAAGGCCTTTGGTTTTGGCGTGATCTTTTATGACCCCTATTTGCCCGACGGTGTGGAGCGCTCACTGGGCCTGCAGCGCATGGCCACCCTGCAGGACCTGCTCATCCACTCTGACTGTGTATCCCTGCACTGCAGCCTCAATGAGCACAACCACCACCTCATCAATGACTTCACCATCAAACAG ATGCGTCAGGGAGCCTTCCTGGTGAACACGTCAAGAGGTGGTCTGGTCGACGAGAAAGCATTGGCTCAGGCCCTAAAGGAGGGACGGATACGAGGGGCTGCCCTGGACGTCCACGAGACAGAACCGTTCAG TTTTTCAACAGGCCCTCTGAAGGATGCCCCCAACCTGATCTGTACCCCGCACACATCGTGGTACAGCGAGCAAGCGTCCGTCGAGGCTCGCGAGGAGGCAGCCAGGGAAGTGCGCCGCGCCATCACTG gGCGTATCCCTGACAGTCTGAAGAACTGTGTGAATAAGGAGTATCTGATGGCAGCCTCTCAGTGGCCCAGCATGGAGGCCGCCACTGTTCACCCAGAACTTAACGGAGCTACCTACAG ATTTCCTCCAGGTCTGATCAACGTTGCAGCAGCAGGGGGTCTCCCAGGAGCTGGCGCAGGGGTAGAAAGCCTGGTTTCAGGAACCCTGGCGCACGGCATCGCCCCAGTCTCTCATCCCCCACGTGCCCCCTCCCCGGGGCAGCCTAATAAGGCCGAAGCCGACAGAGACATCCCCTCTGACCAATAG
- the ctbp1 gene encoding C-terminal-binding protein 1 isoform X1 produces MALMDKHKQVKRQRLDRICEGIRPPILNGPMHPRPLVALLDGRDCTVEMPILKDVATVAFCDAQSTQEIHEKVLNEAVAALLYHTITLSRDDLEKFKGLRVIVRIGSGFDNVDVKAAAELGIAVCNVPASSVEETADTSLCLILNLYRRVTWMHQALREGTRASSVEQIREVAGGAARIRGETLGIIGLGRVGQAVALRAKAFGFGVIFYDPYLPDGVERSLGLQRMATLQDLLIHSDCVSLHCSLNEHNHHLINDFTIKQMRQGAFLVNTSRGGLVDEKALAQALKEGRIRGAALDVHETEPFSFSTGPLKDAPNLICTPHTSWYSEQASVEAREEAAREVRRAITGRIPDSLKNCVNKEYLMAASQWPSMEAATVHPELNGATYRFPPGLINVAAAGGLPGAGAGVESLVSGTLAHGIAPVSHPPRAPSPGQPNKAEADRDIPSDQ; encoded by the exons ATGGCTCTGATGGACAAACATAAACAGGTCAAGCGGCAGAGACTTGACCGCATTTGTGAGG GTATCCGACCCCCCATCCTGAACGGGCCAATGCACCCGCGCCCACTGGTGGCCCTGCTGGACGGGCGCGACTGCACTGTGGAAATGCCCATCCTCAAAGATGTGGCCACGGTGGCCTTCTGCGACGCCCAGTCCACACAAGAGATTCACGAGAAG GTGCTAAATGAGGCAGTGGCCGCCCTGCTGTACCACACCATCACTCTGTCCAGAGACGATTTGGAAAAGTTTAAAGGCCTTCGAGTAATTGTCAGGATCGGCTCCGGCTTTGACAACGTCGACGTGAAAGCAGCAGCTGAGCTCG GCATTGCAGTTTGTAATGTGCCAGCCTCCTCGGTGGAAGAGACAGCCGACACTTCGCTATGTCTGATCCTCAACTTGTACAGGCGAGTCACCTGGATGCACCAGGCCCTCAGAGAGGGAACTCGAGCCTCTAGTGTGGAGCAGATCAGGGAGGTGGCAGGCGGTGCCGCGCGTATCCGGGGTGAGACGCTGGGCATCATCGGTCTAG GGCGTGTTGGCCAAGCGGTGGCTCTGCGGGCTAAGGCCTTTGGTTTTGGCGTGATCTTTTATGACCCCTATTTGCCCGACGGTGTGGAGCGCTCACTGGGCCTGCAGCGCATGGCCACCCTGCAGGACCTGCTCATCCACTCTGACTGTGTATCCCTGCACTGCAGCCTCAATGAGCACAACCACCACCTCATCAATGACTTCACCATCAAACAG ATGCGTCAGGGAGCCTTCCTGGTGAACACGTCAAGAGGTGGTCTGGTCGACGAGAAAGCATTGGCTCAGGCCCTAAAGGAGGGACGGATACGAGGGGCTGCCCTGGACGTCCACGAGACAGAACCGTTCAG TTTTTCAACAGGCCCTCTGAAGGATGCCCCCAACCTGATCTGTACCCCGCACACATCGTGGTACAGCGAGCAAGCGTCCGTCGAGGCTCGCGAGGAGGCAGCCAGGGAAGTGCGCCGCGCCATCACTG gGCGTATCCCTGACAGTCTGAAGAACTGTGTGAATAAGGAGTATCTGATGGCAGCCTCTCAGTGGCCCAGCATGGAGGCCGCCACTGTTCACCCAGAACTTAACGGAGCTACCTACAG ATTTCCTCCAGGTCTGATCAACGTTGCAGCAGCAGGGGGTCTCCCAGGAGCTGGCGCAGGGGTAGAAAGCCTGGTTTCAGGAACCCTGGCGCACGGCATCGCCCCAGTCTCTCATCCCCCACGTGCCCCCTCCCCGGGGCAGCCTAATAAGGCCGAAGCCGACAGAGACATCCCCTCTGACCAATAG
- the LOC137189291 gene encoding protein FAM53C-like, protein MVTLITEQLRKQSLEEPYHKAFSFNVNVSLPAVGSSPTISWSACRSTQETSLATHPSSKANPQDTSCGLDPLWPPYQGGEPLHRPEVSITDKAFQSSPPPPPPKRHCRSLSVPEDLSRCRSTWHPSASKVWTPVKRGCQSGGASSSGSGASSLPLCGPGSSFTSSSLHSSSSPTFFSLALSSDSPLPWSFPWDPCDTLKGACSASFATPSSCSSSPAPLVSHSVLHRRFSLSPVHIQDTSVVLLPPQPSPASALTYGCSGMEHPALSPSPTSACSTPSSSRRDLHPALPRCHSQPCDMRKPRLKRRHDQDVLPCPRPGLDFSKMTQIGNGETLVCGTSGCIVPVSSQAEQHSAFSPAEFLGRASIGPLSESEEEEEEEEEDDDDDKIKRTVTDGGQTIFERDCTELDLNLIEEN, encoded by the exons ATGGTGACGCTTATCACAGAGCAGCTCCGTAAGCAGAGTCTGGAAGAGCCTTATCACAAGGCTTTCTCGTTCAATGTGAATGTG tCATTACCCGCAGTGGGCTCCAGTCCCACTATCTCGTGGAGTGCCTGCAGATCGACACAAG AGACCAGCTTAGCTACACACCCATCATCCAAAGCCAACCCTCAGGATACTTCCTGTGGACTAGACCCCCTATGGCCTCCTTACCAAGGTGGGGAACCTCTGCACAGACCAGAGGTTTCCATTACAGACAAGGCTTTCCAGAGCtctcctcccccacctcctccaaaacGCCACTGCCGTTCCCTTTCTGTTCCAGAGGACCTGTCTCGGTGCCGCTCCACCTGGCATCCTAGTGCATCCAAGGTTTGGACCCCAGTAAAACGTGGTTGCCAAAGTGGAGGAGCATCTAGTTCAGGCTCTGGAGCCAGCTCTTTGCCACTTTGTGGCCCCGGTTCCTCATTCACCTCTTCCTCCCTACACTCCTCCTCTAGCCCTACTTTCTTTAGCTTAGCACTGTCCTCTGACTCCCCACTACCATGGAGCTTCCCATGGGACCCCTGTGACACGCTTAAAGGAGCCTGCTCTGCCTCCTTTGCTACcccttcctcctgctcctcttcacCGGCCCCCCTGGTTTCTCACTCAGTGCTACATCGCCGCTTCTCCCTCTCCCCTGTGCACATTCAGGACacctctgtggtgctcctgccCCCTCAGCCCTCCCCTGCTTCTGCTCTGACATATGGCTGTTCTGGCATGGAGCACCCTGCCCTGTCTCCATCTCCCACTTCAGCCTGCAGTACACCATCCTCCTCTAGGCGCGACCTGCACCCAGCGCTGCCTCGATGCCATTCGCAGCCCTGCGACATGCGAAAACCTCGCTTGAAGAGGCGCCATGACCAAGATGTCCTGCCATGCCCCAGGCCAGGCCTCGACTTCAGCAAGATGACACAG ATTGGTAATGGCGAGACCCTAGTTTGTGGTACCAGTGGCTGCATAGTTCCAGTGTCTTCCCAGGCAGAGCAGCACTCGGCCTTCTCCCCCGCCGAGTTCCTGGGACGAGCGAGCATTGGGCCACTAAGTgaaagtgaggaggaggaggaggaggaagaagaagatgatgatgatgataaaataaaaaggactGTGACAGATGGAGGACAAACGATTTTTGAAAGAGACTGCACAGAACTTGACTTGAACCTTATAGAAGAGAACTGA
- the phykpl gene encoding 5-phosphohydroxy-L-lysine phospho-lyase: protein MSYTQKEPKEDMATEKLRKEETLAMRRRLIGQSCRLFYSDDPVKIVRARGQYLFDENGKRYLDCISNVHHVGHCHPSITKAAAAQMDLLNTNTRFLHDNIILYADRLSATLPEKLSVFYFVNSGSEANDLALRLAQQYTQHEDVIVLDHAYHGHLMSLIDISPYKFRKLAGQKEWVHVAPLPDTYRGMYREDHPNPGQAYADTVKDLIDAVHRRGRKISAFFAESLPSVGGQILLPQGYSAKVAEYVRSAGGVFVADEVQTGFGRVGSHFWAFQLQGDGFCPDIVTMGKPMGNGHPLACVATTAEIAGAFTANGVEYFNTFGGNPVSCAIGLAVLDVMEQEDLRGNSKRVGAHLKDLLTKLKTRHQIIGEVRGVGLFVGLELVKDREQRTPATETAARLVKRLKEEDRICVSTDGPWENVVKFKPPMCFSMEDAELVVRCIDRILTDMEANDL from the exons ATGAGTTACACACAGAAAGAACCCAAAGAGGACATGGCAACAGAAAAACTCAGGAAAGAAGAAACTCTCGCAATGAGGAGGAGACTGATCGG GCAGTCATGTAGACTCTTTTATTCAGATGACCCCGTGAAAATAGTACGAGCAAGGGGACAATATCTATTCGATGAAAATGGCAAGCGCTATCTGGACTGCATCAGTAACGTTCATCATG TGGGCCATTGTCACCCCAGTATAACaaaggctgcagcagcacaaatGGACctcctgaacacaaacacacgatTCCTGCACGACAACATAATCCTGTATGCAGACCGCCTGTCTGCCACCCTGCCTGAGAAATTGTCTGTCTTCTACTTTGTTAACTCTGG TTCAGAGGCCAATGATCTCGCACTACGCTTGGCCCAGCAGTACACCCAACATGAGGACGTCATCGTGCTCGACCA TGCTTACCATGGACATCTAATGTCCCTCATCGACATTAGTCCTTACAAGTTCCGGAAACTGGCAGGACAGAAAGAATGGGTTCATGTG GCACCTTTACCAGACACCTACAGAGGCATGTACAGAGAGGACCATCCAAACCCAGGCCAAGCGTATGCTGATACAGTCAAAGACCTAATAGATGCGGTGCACAGGAGAGGTCGTAAG ATCTCTGCCTTCTTTGCTGAATCATTGCCAAGTGTCGGAGGACAGATTCTCTTGCCCCAAGGGTACTCAGCTAAAGTTGCAGA ATATGTGCGCTCAGCTGGTGGGGTGTTTGTGGCAGACGAGGTGCAAACAGGCTTTGGACGTGTGGGAAGTCACTTCTGGGCTTTCCAGCTACAGGGGGACGGTTTCTGTCCCGACATAGTGACCATGGGCAAACCAATGGGCAATGGACATCCCCTGGCATGTGTGGCAACCACAGCAGAGATAGCTGGAGCTTTCACAGCCAACGGAGTGGAGTACTTTAACACA TTTGGAGGGAATCCAGTGTCCTGTGCAATCGGTCTGGCTGTCCTTGATGTGATGGAGCAAGAGGACCTAAGAGGAAACTCCAAAAGGGTGGGAGCACATCTGAAAGATTTGCTcacaaagctaaaaacaagACATCAAATAATTGGAGAAGTTCG AGGTGTGGGACTGTTTGTGGGTCTTGAGCTGgtgaaagacagagagcagaggactCCTGccacagaaacagcagcacGGCTGGTGAAGAG GTTGAAAGAGGAGGATCGAATCTGTGTCAGTACCGATGGCCCCTGGGAAAATGTTGTGAAGTTTAAACCTCCTATGTGCTTCAGCATGGAGGACGCAGAGCTGGTGGTACGCTGTATTGACCGCATCCTCACAG ACATGGAAGCCAATGACCTTTAA
- the LOC137189292 gene encoding heterogeneous nuclear ribonucleoprotein A/B-like produces MSETEQQYMETSENGHEVDDDFNGAGHTEEATDDSAVNDCGEGAGPEADESSQNGGGTEGGQIDASKGEEDAGKMFVGGLSWDTSKKDLKDYFSKFGEVTDCTIKMDQQTGRSRGFGFILFKDAASVDKVLEQKEHRLDGRQIDPKKAMAMKKDPVKKIFVGGLNPDTSKEVIQEYFGTFGEIETIELPQDPKTEKRRGFVFITYKDEAPVKKVMEKKYHNVGGSKCEIKIAQPKEVYQQQQYGARGYGGRGRGRGGQGQNWNQGYNNYWNQGYNQNYGYGQQSYGYSGYGNYDYPAGYYGYGGGYDYNQGNTSYGKTPRRGGHQSSYKPY; encoded by the exons ATGTCTGAGACCGAGCAGCAGTATATGGAAACATCGGAAAACGGCCACGAAGTCGACGATGATTTTAACGGAGCCGGCCACACCGAGGAGGCGACCGACGACAGCGCCGTGAATGACTGCGGAGAAGGCGCGGGGCCCGAGGCGGACGAGAGCTCGCAAAACGGCGGCGGAACGGAGGGCGGCCAGATCGACGCGAGCAAAGGCGAGGAGGATGCGGG GAAAATGTTTGTCGGTGGTCTCAGCTGGGACACAAGCAAGAAGGATCTCAAAGATTACTTCTCTAAGTTTGGTGAGGTGACAGACTGCACCATAAAGATGGACCAGCAGACAGGCCGGTCAAGAGGCTTCGGATTTATTCTCTTCAAAGATGCAGCCAGTGTAGATAAG gttCTTGAACAGAAGGAGCACAGGCTAGATGGGCGACAGATCGACCCCAAAAAGGCCATGGCCATGAAGAAGGATCCAGTCAAGAAAATCTTTGTGGGAGGCCTTAACCCAGACACTTCCAAGGAAGTCATTCAGGAATACTTTGGAACCTTTGGAGAG ATTGAGACAATTGAGCTTCCTCAAGATCCAAAGACGGAAAAGAGGAGGGGTTTCGTATTTATCACGTATAAAGATGAGGCTCCTGTCAAGAAGGTTATGGAGAAAAAATACCACAATGTCGGTGGAAGCAAG TGTGAAATCAAAATAGCCCAGCCCAAAGAGGtctaccagcagcagcagtatggtGCCCGTGGATATGGAGGACGCGGCAGGGGCCGTGGAG GCCAGGGCCAGAACTGGAATCAAGGCTACAACAACTACTGGAACCAGGGATACAACCAGAACTATGGCTACGGACAGCAAAGCTACGGATATAGCGGCTACGGCAACTATGACTACCCTGCTGGTTATTACGGCTATGGGGGTGGCTACGATTACA ACCAGGGCAATACAAGCTATGGGAAAACTCCAAGACGTGGAGGCCACCAGAGTAGCTACAAGCCATACTGA
- the nme5 gene encoding nucleoside diphosphate kinase homolog 5 gives MDQTPFRRIYVERTLALIKPDAVHKSEEIEDIILKSGFAILQKRKLQLSPEQCSDFYADQYGKLFFPSLTAFMSSGPVIALTLARNNAIAHWKSIIGPVNSTKARETHPECLRAKYGTSDLKNALHGSESFHAAEREIKFMFPNSVIEPFPTREATEEYLSRYVNPTLLHGLTELCKHKPLNPCIWLADWLIKHNPNMPQICEEAIVEEAE, from the exons ATGGACCAAACCCCATTTCGTCGTATTTATGTGGAGAGAACTCTGGCCCTCATTAAACCAGATGCCGTCCACAAAAGTGAGGAGATAGAGGACATTATCCTCAAGTCGGGCTTCGCTATCCTACAG AAGCGGAAGCTGCAGTTAAGTCCAGAGCAGTGCAGTGACTTCTACGCAGACCAGTATGGAAAGCTCTTCTTTCCCAGCCTGACTGCCTTCATGAGCTCTGGCCCCGTCATCGCCCTCACTCTGGCCCGTAACAATGCAATTGCCCACTGGAAGTCCATCATAGGACCTGTCAACAGCACCAAGGCCAGAGAAACTCATCCAGAATG CCTTAGAGCAAAATATGGCACTTCTGACTTGAAGAACGCACTTCATGGTAGCGAGTCATTTCATGCAGCTGAGAGGGAGATTAAATTCATGTTCCCAAACT CTGTAATCGAGCCCTTTCCTACAAGAGAGGCAACCGAAGAATACCTGAGCAGATACGTAAACCCGACTTTGCTACATGGACTCACTGAGCTCTGCAAGCACAAACCTCTCAACCCCTGT ATTTGGCTTGCTGACTGGCTGATCAAACACAATCCAAACATGCCTCAAATATGTGAAGAAGCCATTGTGGAAGAAGCAGAATGA